TGCTTGTATTTATAGAACGAAATATATTACTATTGACCATGTTTTATAAAAGCAACATATATCGCACAACAAACGCCCCCTTGTATATTTTATCCTCATTTTCAGTAATTGGAGTATTTGTTATTCTTTGGCTTACTAGGTGGGGCATTGCTATCAATAACGACTCCACGGTATATATTGCTTCGGCCCTTAACTTTTCCCGTGGCATCGGTCTGAGTGAATGGGCCGCCAGCGGCCATCTGAAGCCTATGACCCATTTCCCCCCCTTATACCCGCTGCTGCTGGCTTTTACAGATAAGCTGGGGTTTGATATACTACCAGCAGCCAGATTTTTGAACGCTTTTCTTTTTGGGGCTAACATCTTTTTAGTCGGCTTGCTGTCGTTAAGGCTAACAGCATGGCGCCACGCGCCGATTGCCGCCGGTTTTTTATTTTTATTTGCCACTCACCTTTTGCTTATTCACATGACGGCCGTCTCCGAGCCTCTTTTTATTTTTCTGGCCCTGCTCGGAATACGGTCTTTTGTCGCCTATATTGACCATGGCGCATTCCCGAAATTGATCATGGCTGGTTTATTCTGGGGTCTGGCTTCGCTTTGCCGTTATATAGGGATTGCCTTTATTTTGGCTGGAATCTTATATCTTATATTCTTCACAAAAACGGTAAAAAAAATAAAAATCGTTCAGGCTTTGACAATGTTTGCCGTCTCTTTTTCCGGAATATTTTTCTGGGTATTACGAAATCTATCTTTCACCGGATCAGCAGCCGACAGATCATTCAATATTTATCAGATCAGCAATACAGCCATTCTTAAGGGCTTTCAAACCATCCTGTGGTGGTTGATGTTTGAAAGATATATGACTTCCCTAGGATATATCAGATTATTTACATTTATATTGATCTTGTTCCTTTTGTTAAAATATTGGGGCCCTCAAATAACGGTCTTATCCCGGAAACGATTATTACCGGAATTTACAAAATCATCCCTTTTTATTCTTTTATGCTTGGCTTCATACATTGCATCCCTGTTTTTCTCTATCCTTTTTTTCGATCCGGCCATCATGCTTGACTATCGGATACTTTCTCCGGTTTATATACTTTTGCTTCTGTTGTTTCCTGTGATCTTAAAACCAGTTAAATTAAATCGGGGGTTAACATCTCTCTTTGTAATTTGGGCGGTATCCGCCGCCGCCTATGGTATCTGGTGGGGATTGGACCGGACCAATTCCGTTAAATGGGATGCTTATCAGCGTTTCAACTGGCGCAAAATTGGATCGCTCACCTTGTTGGATCGCCTGCCGAATGATGCTGCTTATCTTACAAACGACCCAGAGCTTTTATATGCCTTATCAGGGAAAGTCCCAAACCTTTTGAACAGGGATAAGCTTTTTACTCTGATGAATCCTGAAGTCCCAACCCCTTTGGCCGAAAGCAGGCCGGATACTTATCTGGTCTTTTTCAAACAGAAGGTATCCAAGCCATTCTTGCCCAGCCTTGAAGATATCCGGGATATTCCCGGCCTGAATGTTATATTCGATTCCCCCCAAATATATATTTGTCGTATCAATTCATAACATTTATTTTGATTCAAGCATGACTATTGTTTTAGACTGAAAATATAACCCTATTCAAGGGAATGGTTCCCGGAGAAGAATAATCGGGAATATTCAAAGAGGTCCGGTCATTATGACCGAACCTCTTATTTTATCAATCCGCCTCCCAGAACCAGATCCCCTCGATAAAATACTGCGGACTGACCAGGGCTGATGGCCCTTTGGCTTTGTGTAAATCTTATTTGAACTGATTGCTCCCCTGTGGGCTTGATAAACGCAGGCGAACCCTTATGTTGGTTCCGAATTTTTACACCAGCCTTTATCTGACGGCTGGGAACTTTGATAAACCAGTTCACATCGGCAACATTCAGGATATTCTTATACAAAAGCTGATCGTCCCCTACGATTACCCGATTCTTTGAGGAATCAATGCCTATCACATATTGCGGTTTTCCCAATGCAATTCCCAATCCCTCCCGTTGACCTATGGTATAGTTGATTATCCCCCGGTGCTGCCCCAGAATTTTTCCATTGACATCAATTATCTCGCCACTTATGGAATTCGTGATATTATTCATATACTCACTATAATGCCCCTTGGGAATGAAGCATATTTCCTGACTTTCCGGCTTGTTCGCCGCTTCAAGATCAAGAGATACGGCCATTTTCCTGATCTGTTGTTTTTCATAATGGCCTAAAGGAAAAGCTATGGATTTTAATTGTTTCTGGCTCAGCATCCACAAAAAATATGACTGATCCTTCTGCTTATCCTTTGCTTTGGTCAAAATATATCTTCCCTGTCTTTGGCTAATCCGAGCATAATGGCCAGTCGCCAGATGGGTGCAGCCCATAGCCAGTGCTTTCTCCATCAATAGACCGAACTTGATGCTTTTATTGCAAACTACGCAGGGATTTGGCGTCCGGGCATTGGCGTATTCATTGAGAAAATTACTTATCACTCTTTCTTTAAATTCATTCCGGCAATCTATTACCCGATGCTCGATACACAGCGTTGATGCCGCCCTTTCGGCAGACTCTATTGCTTCATCGGCGC
This genomic window from Candidatus Edwardsbacteria bacterium contains:
- a CDS encoding glycosyltransferase family 39 protein: LVFIERNILLLTMFYKSNIYRTTNAPLYILSSFSVIGVFVILWLTRWGIAINNDSTVYIASALNFSRGIGLSEWAASGHLKPMTHFPPLYPLLLAFTDKLGFDILPAARFLNAFLFGANIFLVGLLSLRLTAWRHAPIAAGFLFLFATHLLLIHMTAVSEPLFIFLALLGIRSFVAYIDHGAFPKLIMAGLFWGLASLCRYIGIAFILAGILYLIFFTKTVKKIKIVQALTMFAVSFSGIFFWVLRNLSFTGSAADRSFNIYQISNTAILKGFQTILWWLMFERYMTSLGYIRLFTFILILFLLLKYWGPQITVLSRKRLLPEFTKSSLFILLCLASYIASLFFSILFFDPAIMLDYRILSPVYILLLLLFPVILKPVKLNRGLTSLFVIWAVSAAAYGIWWGLDRTNSVKWDAYQRFNWRKIGSLTLLDRLPNDAAYLTNDPELLYALSGKVPNLLNRDKLFTLMNPEVPTPLAESRPDTYLVFFKQKVSKPFLPSLEDIRDIPGLNVIFDSPQIYICRINS
- the mnmA gene encoding tRNA 2-thiouridine(34) synthase MnmA, producing the protein MLNNNRHIKVAVAMSGGVDSSVAAALLIKKGFRVIGLTMKLFSSSEAHSSTNCCADEAIESAERAASTLCIEHRVIDCRNEFKERVISNFLNEYANARTPNPCVVCNKSIKFGLLMEKALAMGCTHLATGHYARISQRQGRYILTKAKDKQKDQSYFLWMLSQKQLKSIAFPLGHYEKQQIRKMAVSLDLEAANKPESQEICFIPKGHYSEYMNNITNSISGEIIDVNGKILGQHRGIINYTIGQREGLGIALGKPQYVIGIDSSKNRVIVGDDQLLYKNILNVADVNWFIKVPSRQIKAGVKIRNQHKGSPAFIKPTGEQSVQIRFTQSQRAISPGQSAVFYRGDLVLGGGLIK